The genomic window ACCTCATGTGAATCCAGATCCACGCTAGAAAGTGGAGTCATGAGCGTCGGAATCGGCTTCATCGCCGCACGCACCACGAGAGCCTCCCCGTTCGACATGCCACCTTCCATGCCCCCCGCCCGGTTCGACGTGCGCGCGTAGCCGGAGCCCTCGTGCCATACGATCTCGTCATGAACCTCGCTGCCGCGGCGGGTCGCCGAAGCGAACCCGTCGCCGAACTCAACTCCCTTGATGGCGGGGATGGAGATGATCGCGGCCGCAAGGGCTGAGTCGAGACGGCGATCGGCCTCGGCGTAGGAACCAAGACCGGGCACGAGGCCCGTGGCGAAGACGGCGAACGTGCCGCCGAGCGACTCGCCGTCGTGACGCGCCGCGTCGATGGCCACCCTCATCCGGGCGGCCGCATCAACGTCTGAGGTGCTCACGTCGCTGTCTGCCACCGCGTCCCAGTCGATGTCGGCAGGATCGTCCGGCACCATCGCATCGATCCCTCCGACCGAGGTGACCACTGAGCGAACCTGCACGCCCACGCAGTCGAGGAACGCCTTGGCCACGCCTCCGGCGGCCACTCGAGCGGCGGTCTCACGGGCACTCGCCCGCTCAAGTATGTCGCGCGTGTCGTCAGAGCCGGTCTTGAGCACGCCCGCCAAGTCGGCGTGCCCCGGGCGAGGCTGGGTGACGCGCACGCCGTCGGGCTTCTCTCCCGCGACGGCCATCACATCGGTCCAGTTGTCCCAGTCCCGATTCGCAACCGCCAGCGCGATCGGCGCGCCGATCGAACGCCCGAACCGGACGCCGGACAGCACGGATACTCGGTCTGTTTCGATTCTTTGCCGCCCGCCGCGCCCGTAGCCACCCTGGCGCCGCGCCAGATCGATGTCGATAGCGGCCGTGTCGATAGGAATCCCTGCGGGA from Coriobacteriia bacterium includes these protein-coding regions:
- the aroC gene encoding chorismate synthase translates to MRYTTAGESHGRVLTAIVTAVPAGIPIDTAAIDIDLARRQGGYGRGGRQRIETDRVSVLSGVRFGRSIGAPIALAVANRDWDNWTDVMAVAGEKPDGVRVTQPRPGHADLAGVLKTGSDDTRDILERASARETAARVAAGGVAKAFLDCVGVQVRSVVTSVGGIDAMVPDDPADIDWDAVADSDVSTSDVDAAARMRVAIDAARHDGESLGGTFAVFATGLVPGLGSYAEADRRLDSALAAAIISIPAIKGVEFGDGFASATRRGSEVHDEIVWHEGSGYARTSNRAGGMEGGMSNGEALVVRAAMKPIPTLMTPLSSVDLDSHEVVDASKERSDVCAVPAAAVVAEAEVAFVLARAYLASFGGDCLEDIVSGVERYRGRIAR